TATTACCTGCTTCTGAAAGTGTTGCATAACTTACAAATACTTTTTCTAGATAATCAGTTTCGATTATCTGTAAATATGCTTCACCTACTGTTGTTGCCAACTCAAGTTTTTTTGTATGGTTTATGAACCTTTCAGATAATTCTTGAAAGTCCACTCTTTCATATGGAAATTCCTTAAACTTTATCATATCAAAATGCCTCCTTTAAGATATTCGTCAATTCTTCCTTACTACCAAAAGGCAGTACCCCTAATAAGAAGTGATTACTCATCTTTTCTTTTTCTTCTTCAGTGGTTCCAAGTTCTGTCAGTGATTTATTAAGTTCTAGAATCTCTAAAAAATCTTCTACTAACACTGGTAACTTGGATGCGGCTATATTATCATCTACATTCTCCAAATCGGTATTGAACAAACGTGCAACTTCAGCACATTTTTCAGGTGTCTTCGTTATTTGGAAACGAACAAAACCCGGATATAGAGAGGCAAGGGCCTGACCATGTGGAATATATGAAGCAATACCACCTATAATTTCACTTAAAGGGTGAGGAATAGTTGCAGCAGCATTTGAAAGTGAAATCCCAGCGAACATTTCGGCCTCACTCATCATCTCACGAAGCTTGATATTTCTAGAATCTTCCATGAGACGTGGTAACGCATATATTATATTCTGCAATGCTTGTCTACCGATAGTCTTAGTATAGACACTTGCTTCTTCACGCATATAACTTTCAAAGGCATGAGAGAATGCATCAAAACCTGTCATAGCTGTAAGATTCCTAGGCATTGTAACAGTTAGTTCTACATCTATAATTGCTTCCTTAGGGAATACCTGATTATGGAAAATACAAACCTTTTCGTCTGTAGTCTCATCACTGATAATCATCGCTTGGGTCAACTCACTACCAGTCCCAGCTGTTGTTGGAATGGTAATTAAAGGAAGTACTGGTGTAGAAACTGCCTCATAATCTGCAAAAGGACTAGTAAAACTGTCATATGCCTTGTTCCAATCAATCTTGTCAGGTTGATAGAATAATGAAATGGCTTTTGCTGTATCAATAGAACTTCCACCGCCTACTGCCACCACTACTTGTACATTTTTTGAATTTACAATGCCAATCGCCTTTTCTATACTCTGAACAGTAGGATTTGGTACGACTTCATCATAATGTATTGTCTCTATTTCTTTTCTAGATAGAAGTTCCTTAACTCTGTCATAAAGAGGATTTAGTACTTTCTCTTTCTTTGTAGTCGTAACTAGTAAACATTTTGTACCGTATTTTTTTACAATATCTCCAATATTATTCAATTGCCCTGCTCCGAAATGAATCTTTGTTGGATTATAAAATGTAAACTGTTCCATTAGTACCTCCCTATCTATAATTGATTATTGAATTTTAGTACCTTTTATCCAAACGTCTTTTGGTCCCTCAATAGCATTAAAATCCTCAAATGGTGATTTAGATAAAGCTATGAATGAGGCTTCTTTCCCTACAGCAATCATGCCCAACTGATCTTGATCAAGTAATATAGCGCCGTTCTTTGTTCCGATCTTCAGTACATCTGCTGTATCAATTCCTATGTTGTGAAGAAGTACCAATTCGTAAAAAGCTCTCTCATGAGGGTTAAATGGACATCCTGCATCAGTTCCCATTGCAAGAGGAATCCCCATTGAAAATGCCTTCAATGTCGCTTTGTTATGTATTTCTAGAATTGCTTTTGATTTTTTGTGGTCTGGATTATCTGGCTCCCTACGAATACCTTCCACTGTAGCATAATATGGTGCACATAATGTGGGTACGAGAAATGTACCTCGTTCAATCATCAACTTCATGATATCCTCACTATTGAAGACACCATGTTCAATAGAATCCACTCCAGCAAGAACACTACGTTTAATCGCTGTGTTGCCATGTGCATGCACTGCAACTTTTCGTCCACGTGCGTGTGCTTCTCTTACAGCTGCATCAATTTCTTCTTGATTGACCTCAGGAGGCCCTTGTTCCTCTCCTAAAGAGTTGACTCCACCTGACATCATGACCTTTACGATATCAGCACCTTCTTTTATAACTAGACGTGCACCTTTAGTGAATTCATCTACACCATCACATTCCACACCTATTTCATAGCCATGACCTCCTGTCGCTGTCAGTGCCTTTCCAGAACTTATTAATTTCGGTAAACCTTCTAGTTCACCACATTTTTGTGCATTACTGATACCAATAGTCACACCTTCACAAGATCCTAGATCTCTACATGCAACTACACCAGCAGTCATAAGTTTTTTTAGTTTATCAAGAGCATTAATAGTTGTCTGCGCCCACCCAATTGCATTAGTTGGTGCTCTATCAATTGATGCAAGATGTACATGACAATCAATTAATCCAGGCATAACAAAATTATCAGACATATCAATTGTCTCACTTATTGTGAATGTTGATATTTCGTCACTATCACTATCACCAGTCCAGATTATCTTCTCTCCATCTGTTATAATTGATTGATTGAACAAACGCTCTTCACCATTAAACAGTTCCTTAAATATATATAATTTCATATGTATCACTCCAAATTCTTATTAAGCTTATTGGCAACACTAGGAACAAATCTTCCATCCCTTATTATTACATGTTCCTCATTTAGTTTTGTATCAGTACCTACAAACAACCCCATCTCATTAAATGGAATAGTGATGTCCGTATGAAAATTCATATAACAATCTGGGTTCTCCTTACGTTTCATCGTAATTTCATTTTCACGTGCTATCATTTCTTTACCACTGTATATATTATATACAGGGCTGTCCTCTCCACGGGCAAAACATGGGTCACCAACGGCAATGTGAGGACCCATTTTTTCTGCCAGTAGGATTGGTAATCGAGAGAACAGATTAAAATCTAAAGCCATACGGTAGGCTAATGTATTAGTACCTATTGAAAGTTCACCTATGGGAACATTCTCTGTACTATTCAACAGATTCTCGAATATATATTGTCTATTCTCTTCTTCATCTGAAAAATTATCGCAATCATAATCTGTCACAAGTCCATCTCTAAAAGTTAGTCTAAGATTTTTATAATATTTATTCTTTAGAAATATTTCTTTTACATTAAGTACACCATTCGTCTCAGCTAGTATTGGTGTAGTAAACATTTCACCATGAGGTACATTAATATCTCCACCACAGTTTAAAAACTTTGTCTGAGTCCCTTTATTTTTCAACTGCGACATAGATACATTTAAATCCGTTACATTACCATTCATACCAACAAGATGCACTCTATCACACTTATCTAAGATACCAATAAGTTTTTCTTGTATCAGTTCATATGGTTCTGATTCCTCAGTATTAAGTTTGGAAAATCCATCAAAGATTTCTTGAAAATCATAACCTACACGTTTATCTGGAAATACTACACTGCAAAAGGACAAAGTATCAGGTTTTAGTAAATTTGATTCAATACCTCTATTCTCTGCAATCATAGAATTATATATCTTCAATGTATCAGTAGATGGATGATATGCATATTTGCTTAGCGTATCTGGCTCAACCTCATTACCGAAAGTACCTACACGAATGAAACCACAAGTGTTTTTGATATATTCGTGGTAACGTTCTATTGCAATACTATAAGCATGTTTCTGAGCCTCATAACATTCCAAACTCGAATATATAGCATAATCATAACTATGGTCCATAATACACTGTCCTTGATAAGCAATTGATGACGGCATAAGAATAATTGGTTCCATACCACGTCTTCTTAGTATCTCAACAATGCCCTGTGCCAATGCTTCCTGCCCGATAGCATACATTATTCGTATGTTTGTACGATTACCTATTGTACGAGATTGGCTTAGAAAGCCATGGAAAAATGCATCAACAATATGATTAGCCATCTTATCAATCGTAACCTGTGGTAATGCATACCAATATTGGCACATTTCTTGCTCTAGTTTAGTAATATATACTCCGTATCCTGACATCCAATCAAGATTAGAAGGATTCGCACTCTCAAGTACACGATTAAAACAATTGATTGTTGTTGACCTTTCCAACATTAGAGTATCTTCTATATGTATTCGTGTCTTACAGAACTGCTTATCAAACTCCCCTTGAAGTTTTTCTCTATCTAAATCCATAAAGTATTTACGAAGAGCTATGAGAAGATCACTTTTATTCCATACGAATATAGGACGATTAAGCATAACATTTCGTAACGATCGGTCAAAAGCATAGTAGATAACACTAAGAATATCTGCATCTGCAAATCCAAGTTCATGAAGATACCTAGGGTTAGCAAAATTATGAGCATAATCTAACCCCATTCCTCCAAAAAGTAGTTTATTCTGCTCCAAAGTTCTGTGTTTGCCAATATTTTGTCTTATCCTTTGAGCTGTATTCAATTTCTCATTGCATGATTCAAGAAACAAATCATAATAATATCTCAATTCATTATCTACCACTTTACATATCTCCTTCATATTTCTCTTCTTATAAGTTGGATGCCATTAATTGGAGCTATTGAATGATGTCTACATATTTATAATCATACTCTAGACCGACACTGAACATACGTAGACCCGTCACATTTTCTCTTTGAACATAATTGACATATTTGAACGTCATAGGAATGTACAAATAAGCATCACAAGCCATTTTTTCACATTCTTTGATTAGTTTGATTCTTTCATCCCCTGTAGCTACCAATGTTTTTTCCCAAAGTGCATTGTATTCTTCACTTTCCCATTGTTTCTCATTATAGATGAATCCAAGGAATTCTCCTGCATCGTAAGTTGAACCTGTTGGTCCACCACCAATCAAACATTGATACGTACCACCAATAATATATGGCATTAGATTAGCCATCTCTAGAGGTTTCATAAGAACATTGACCCCAAGGTATTGTTTCCACATGGCTTGCATTGCTTGAACATTGGTTATAACACCTGGTGCATTCGGTAAAACAAATTCAGCTTCTTGTTCAAATTGTTCCTTTGTCTTACCACATTCAGCTAACCCTTCTGCAAATAGATCTTTTGCACGATCAATAGCACCTTCTTTACCTGAAGCATAAGTTTTTCCGTCAATTGATCCACCAGGGAAGTTATGCATGTCATATACTAAATCTCCTTGTTGCTCTCTGAAATCTCCACCATTCTCACCACGCATTCCATAAGGTACTAAGCCATATGCTGCTCCTTTAGGTTGCTTGACAACATCATTAACAAATGCTTGACGGTCAAATGTGAGTCCTAGTGCTTCACGAATCTTTTCATTCTGGAAATAGTTAAAAGCGACACCTTCTATTTCTTTATGACTGTTGAATTGAATGATCTGAGTTGATAGTTTACGTACCTCGGATACATTGTCATATTTACCAGCATCTGCAACTTCTTGACTGATTGTCATGAAGTCAATAGCCTCTGTATCATACAAACTTTGAATAGTGTTTGCATCTTTAGCCAAAGTGATTTCTACTCTAGAAAGTTTCACATTATCTGCATCCCAATAATTAGGATTTTTCTCTAGGGTCATAGAGACTTCTTGATCCCAACTAGTAAGAGTAAATGGACCTGAACAAACGATTTTATCTAAGTCAGTACCATAAAGCGCTCCATATTCTTCAGCTGCTTTCTTTTGGACAGGTGCGAATGAAGCTGTTCTAACATAATCAATAAAGTAATCTGTTGGTTTTTCAAGAGTAAATATAATTTTATTGCCCTCTGCTCTAACACCCATATCCTCATATGGTAAATCTTCAATAGGATCTGCATCTTCAGATTCAGTTCTACTTGAATAAATGGCTTCAGCATTTTTAAATATAAAAAAATCATTTACATTTGGTGAATTCATTTCAGGATTAAGTGGACGTTGAAATGAATAAACTATATCTTCTGTTGTAACAGGTGTACCATCTGACCACATAGCACCTTCACGTAATGTGAATGTCCATACAGTTGCATCCTCATTATGTTCAACTTTTTCAGCCAAACCAGGCTCATAACCCATACCACTTTCATCAAAACGAACAAGAGGTTCATGTGTCGCATTGATAATTGAATTGGCATTAGCATCACGGAAAATAATTGGGTCAAGACTTGTTGGGTTACCACCTAGGATTGTATTGAACACTTTCTCTACTGCTTTTCCCTTATTATCATTTGTTGAATCATTTGTAGTCGGTTCTCCATCTTTCTTTGTACATGAACTGAACACCATTATTAATAACAAGATCATTACCAGCAGTACACTAACCTTTACATTAATTTTTTTCATTGATTCTCCTCCTTAATAATTTTGGTTTAGAGCATTTTACAACATACATCATATACTTTATTCAAGATTTTCAAGTATAGGAAAGTGACACGCACAAAAATGACCTGGTGCAACTTCCTTTGTTTCAGGGCGAATCGTTTTGCACTTCTCCTTGGCATATGCACAACGAGTACAGAACTTACAGCCCTTTGGCACATTAATGGGAGATGGAATCTCTCCTTTTAGCATGATACGTTGATGTTCTTCATTCATATCAGGATCAGGAACAGGAATAGCAGAAAATAACGCTTGAGTATAAGGATGTACAGAATGATGATAGATATCTGCACTAGGTCCTAGTTCCATTTGTGAACCAAGATACATAACCATAATATTGGTGGAAATATATCTCACCATGGATAAATCATGAGCAATGAATATATAGGTTAAATTATTTTCTTTTTGTAACTCAATCAATAAGTTCATAACTTGTGCCTGAATAGATACGTCCAAAGCACTGATAGGCTCATCACAAATAATGATATCAGGATTCATGGATAAAGCACGAGCAATACCTATACGTTGACGCTGTCCACCTGAAAATTCATGTGGAAATCGATTTGAATGTTCTTCATTTAATCCTACGATTCTTAAAAGTTCTACTGCTTTTTCGTGACGTTCTTTTTTGTTATACAATTTACGGTATGCCCAACCTTCTGACACTATCTCACCCACTGTCATTCGTGGATTAAGAGATGCAAAAGGGTCTTGAAAAATCATCTGCATACAGTTAGAAAAATTCTTTCTATGTTTACGATTCTTGGTGTCGAGAATTTCTCCAGCAAGCTTGATTTCACCTGCTGTCGACTCATAGATGTTCATTAAAGTTCTTCCCAATGTGGTTTTGCCACATCCAGATTCTCCAACTACACCTAGAGTTTCACCACGATTCAATTCAAAACTTATATCATCTACTGCTTTTAGATATTTATTTCTGCCGATATTGAACTCTTTGCTCAGGTGGCTGACTTTCATCAAAACTTCTCTCATAGAAAAACCTCCTGTTTCGTAATCGGATTAATTGTCTTAGGTGCCATTTCATGGTATAGCCAACAAGATACCATGTGTTTATCATTCACGTTATATGTAGGTGGCTCAGCTTTCCTGCAAACCTCTAAAGCATGGGAACATCTAGCAGCAAATGCACAGCCTTTCGGCGGGTTGAATAAATCTGGTGGCGTACCTGGAATCGGAACAAGAGGTATAGACATATCTGCATCAGGTTTAGGAACCGATTGCAATATCCCCCATGTATATGGGTGCTTACAATTGTAGAATATATCCCTTGATGAACCGTATTCCACAATCTTCCCCGCATACATAACAGCAATATTCTTAGCGATATTAGCAACAACACCAAGATCATGAGTAATAAATATTATAGCTGTATCATATGCTTTCTGTAGATTCTTTATAAGATCCAATATCTGAGCCTGCAGTGTCACATCCAAAGCAGTCGTTGGTTCATCACATATTAACAATTTCGGATTAACCGCAAGTGCGAGAGCAATCATAGCACGTTGTCTCATGCCTCCAGAAAACTGATGTGGATATTGTTCGTATCTCTTATCAGGATTTGGGATACCTGTATTTTTTAATGCTTCAATTGCTATTTTTTTCGCTTCATTAGTTTTCATTTTAGGGTGTGCGTTCAGAATTCCTTCTGTTATTTGTTTTCCCACTTTCATTGTGGGATTGAGACTTGTCATAGGATCCTGAAATATCATACGAATATCATTGGCCCTTATCCGTAATAACTCATTCTTTTTTAGAGTGAGTATATCCTTTCCATCAAATTGTATAGAACCACTCTTACAATAACCATTTGAATTAGGATTCAACCGTAAAATAGATTTTGCTGTCACACTTTTACCACAACCAGACTCACCAACAATACCAAGTGATTCTCCTTTATTTAAACTTAGATCTACACCACGTACCGCTTGTACTTCACCCGCATATGTGTGAAAATAGAAACATAAATCTTCAATTTTTAAAATCATTTCATCCATAACATTGCTCCTCCTAATTAAGACCTCATACGTGGATCAAGTGCATCTCTTAATGCATCTCCTATTACAGTAAAACAAAGCATGGTGATACAAATCAAAAGCGCAGGGAACAATAGTTGATATGGATAAGTTAGGAATACATCCGCACCATTACTTGCTAAATTACCCCAACTTGCAAGTGGAAGTGGTAATCCTAAACCGATATAACTCAAGAACGCTTCTGCAAAAATAGCACCAGGGATTGCGAAAGCCATACTAGTTATTATTGGACTCATGGCATTTGGCACAAGGTGCTTGAATATAATCCAAACGCTACCAGTTCCTAAAGCTTTACTAGCCATTACGTATTCTGATTCTTTGATTTGAAATACCTGTCCACGGAACAGACGAGCCATTCCAATCCATCCTGTGGCTGATAAGGCTATAACAATCGGCATGAATCCAGGTTTCAATATAATGACCAAAATAGTGACCCACAACATCTGTGGAACTGCCCCAATAACTTCACATATTCTCATCATTATGTTATCTGCTGCTTTACCTATCAAACCTGCTAGTCCACCATAAAGAATACCAATAGTAGCATTAACAATTGCAACTAACACACCAATCGTCAAACTGACACGTGCTCCCTCCCAGCAACGAACCCAAAGATCTCGTCCAAGATTGTCTGTACCAAAAATATGCTTAAGAGATGGTCCATTATTTGAAATTGCCCAATTATTTTCATCATATGTATAGGGACTAATAATTGGTGCAAAAATTGCGAACAGGATAATTATAATAAGTAAAATTGTCGCAACCATCGCAATAGGATTCTTACGAAATCTTCGTGCAGCATCCTTCCAATAACTGAGTGATGGTCTTGATAATTCATCTGCTTTTAGTACACCCTCTCTAATAGGAACAAAAAGTTCCTGTGTTATAGCCACGTCTTCGTCAGTGACTACATCACTATCATGTGTAAGCGAATTATTAGTCTTAATCATAATGCCCTCCTTAACTTATTCGAATACGCGGATCTACGATACCATATAAAATATCTACAACGAAATACATTACAACTGTAATGAAACTGAACATAATTGTTAGACCCATAATCATCATGTAGTCAGATCCCTGTATCGCCATAATCATTGCATTACCTATACCCGGTATACCAAATATCTTTTCTAAAACGAAATTACCTGTTAAAACCCCTGCAAGCATAGGTCCAAAAGATGTTACCAATGGTAACAAGCTATTTCTAAGGGTATGGTGAATTATGATGCTCTTACGAGAGAGACCTTTACTTTCGGCTGTCATAATATAGTCCTGATTCATGACATCAAGCATGCTAGAACGCAACATACGTGCGTAAAAAGCAATATTCTGCATTGCAGCAGCAAATATTGGTAGTATTAAAAAAGAAAACCCTTTGTATCCAAAAATAGGCAATATTTTCAAGTTCACACCGAACAGCCGCTGAAATAGAGTTGCAAAAACAAAATTTGGTACACTTACACCTATAATGGCTATTATGATTACTAGATAATCAAATGTTTTGCCATTGTTCATGGCAGCTATAATTCCGAATATCACACCTATGATTACACCTAACAGAACACCACCTAATCCCACTTTTGCTGATACGGGCATGGCTTTCGCTACCTTATCAACAACGGATTGCCCTTTTAACTTCATACTCATACCAAAATCTCCTCTTATGAGATTCCCCATATATATTATGTAGCGTTCCAAAACAGGCTTGTCCAAACCATATTGATGATTCAGTGATTCACGTATTACCTGAGGTGTGTCACGGTCCAGTGAAAACGGATCGCCAGGCACAGCGTTCATAAGAAAAAAAGTTAAGGTTGTAATCAGAAATAATGTAATAATCATAGACACAAATCTTTTTAATGTATACTTAACCATACAATACCCTCCATATCTAAATTTTGTCATCTCCTTACAATAAAATTCTTATTTTTTTAACTATACCTTTTTTCCTTTACTATGTTGTTATAAATTAAATATATCAAATACATATATGAAAGTCAATAAAAAATAATAATATTTTATTATAATTACATTTTTTTTGCATTTTGATATTTTTTTATTTTTTAGCAATATTTTCCTTAATACCTCATAGTTATAACTTTTATTACACTATCACCACCTTCTAATACAGATACACATATAATCAGTAGATAAGTATAAAAGTATAATATTTTATACTTATTATATTTTTTTTGCATGTTGACAATTTTTTCTCATATGTTATTATGATATATATAAATGATACATAACAATATGTTAGGAGGATATATCAAATGAAATACATGACTGCTGAACCATTTAGAATTAAGATGGTGGAACCTATTAAAAAAAGTACAAAAGCCGAACGACAACAATGGTTAAAAGAAGCTCAATATAATGCTTTCAGACTCAAAGCCGATGATGTATATGTTGATTGTATAACTGATAGTGGTACATCCGCTATGAGCACACATCAATGGTCTGCTATGATGTTAGGAGACGAATCATATGCTGGTTGTAGAAGTTTCTACGAATTAGAAAAATCTGTACGAGATATTTTTGGTATGCCAATGGTACAACCTACACATCAAGGCCGAGCTGCTGATTATATTATGGCTCAAATCTATTGCAAACCTAAAAAATATGCTATTGGTAATATGCACTTCGATACATTTAGAGGTAATGCTGAAGTAATGGGTACTTATCCAGTTGACCTTGTTATTGATGAAGGTCTTGATTCAGCCAGTCCATCTCATCCTTTTAAAGGTAATCTTGACATTAATAAAATGCAATCATTGGTAGATGAAAAAGGTGCTGATCAAATATGTGTCATCATCATAACAGTTACTTGCAATAACAATGGTGGACAACCTGTTTCTATGCAAAACATTAGAGAAGTCAGTGAATTCGCTAAGAAATACAATATACCACTAGTCATGGACTCAGCAAGATTAGCTGAGAATGCTTACTTCATCAAAACAAGAGAAGAAGGATATGCAGATAAGAGTATCAAAGAAATTACCAGAGAGATGTTCTCTTATTGCGAAACCGCTACTATGAGTTCCAAAAAAGATGGGCTCGTTAATATTGGTGGTTTATTTGTTACTAGAAATAAGGATGTATTCGTTCAAGCTAATCAACTAGCTATCGTACATGAAGGCTTTATTACATACGGCGGTATGTCTGGAAGAGATATGGAAGCTCTTGCTGTCGGTCTTCAAGAAGCCTGTGATGAACAGTACCTAGAATATAGAATCAAACAAGTCAAATACCTTGGAGATAAATTAAAAGCTGCCGGTATACCTATCATTGAACCAACTGGTGGACATGGTGTATATGTTGATGGACGTAGGTTCTTCCCTCAGATTCCTCAACACGAATTCCCTTCACAACGATTGGTTGTCGCTCTATATGAAGAATCAGGTGTCAGAGCAGTTGAACTTGGTGCATGCGCTTTTGGCTCGAAAGATGAAGAAGGTAATCCTATATGGCCTGAACTAGAAACCATGCGAATCTGTGTTTCAAGAAGGGTGTATACCAATAACCATTTGGACGTAATCGTCAACGCATTGTCTGATATATATAAAAATAGAGATTCATATAAAGGTATGAAAATCGTTCATGAAGGTCCAATTTTAGCCCTAAGACATTTCACTGCTGGTTTCGAACTATTGAAATAAAGTGTATATCTTTTTTACTATAATCAGTATTCAAAAAACGTAGTTACATTATTCACTTAATGTAACTCGTTATTTTTAACTAACAATTTTTCTACGTAGAATTCTATGCATCTGGTTATATATATGTTATAATTCAATGTAATAAAATGAATTGGAGTTTTTATATGTATAATAATATTGAAACAATACTTACTCTTGCCAATATGTTGTCCAAAACCCTTGGTAAGTTTATGCAAATTACAGTAAACGATACAAAAAAATATATATTTGCAGAAAATGTCATCGAAAATGAAGCTGTTGTTGGAGAAGCGATATGCGACAATGAGCAATATTTTTTAGAGAATAATGAGATAAGGCAACTACCTTTTGTAGCTAATTACAAATCCCTATCCCATAATATGATTAAGCTACGTTCATCAACCATTTTCTTCAAAGATGAAGAAGGCAACATTGAATATATGCTCAGCATAACAACAAATGTGGATAAATTCTTGTATGTAAGGGAAATCCTTGACATATTTACGAACGGTAATCCATCTCCAGCAATCACTGAAGAGGATTCATCCAAATCACAATCTATTGATCGAGTACCGAAACTGAATTTATCTATTTCCGACATTATCGATTTGGTTATTTCTGAAGGGCAAGAACGTTATGGCACAGTTGTAAGCCGTATGACAAAATTGGAAAAGCAAAGCTTGATTCGTGAACTGCATTCTAGAGGTGCTTTTCTAATCAAAGGTGCCGTAACTGAAACCGCAACCAAACTTAATTATTCAGAAGCGACCATTTATCGTTATCTGCAAAAATTAGAGGAGGAATAGTAATGCAATCTATTTCTGAAGAGACTATACGTAACGCACTTACTGCAAATGGTTTTTTAATCCGCCATCTAAAAAAATTATCTGGTGGTTCCAACCATTTTGTATTTGCTGCCAAAATGTTAGACGACTCAGAACTAATTATAAAATTCCCACGCATACGTGAGACAGAACTGACCTTTTCTGAAGGTAATAAAGATACGTTATTCGGAGGTAAACTATCGTTAGAACGTGAAGCTTATCTCTTTGATCTTATAAGAAACGCTTCATTACCATCACCAAAGGTTTTTGGCATTTATCCAACAGCACAGGGAAATTGTATCGTTGTAGAACGTTCACCCGGCTGTAATCTTAATGATTATATGAATAATCACTCTCATTCACTTGATATTTTTCTTGATATAATGAAAAATTTAGGTTCCGACTTCAGAAAGCTACATAAAACAAGATTCACATCTTTTGGTAATATAATGAATAACTCAGAAATAGAACCTTCTGGTATAATGAACTTCGCCGACAGATATCTTCCTATTAATGATATGCTTCTAAAAAAGTGTCGTACCAAAGGTGGAATTAATGATGAAGAATATACTCAATTGAAGTTATTTTTCGACTCAAGATTT
The sequence above is a segment of the Vallitalea longa genome. Coding sequences within it:
- a CDS encoding ABC transporter ATP-binding protein; amino-acid sequence: MDEMILKIEDLCFYFHTYAGEVQAVRGVDLSLNKGESLGIVGESGCGKSVTAKSILRLNPNSNGYCKSGSIQFDGKDILTLKKNELLRIRANDIRMIFQDPMTSLNPTMKVGKQITEGILNAHPKMKTNEAKKIAIEALKNTGIPNPDKRYEQYPHQFSGGMRQRAMIALALAVNPKLLICDEPTTALDVTLQAQILDLIKNLQKAYDTAIIFITHDLGVVANIAKNIAVMYAGKIVEYGSSRDIFYNCKHPYTWGILQSVPKPDADMSIPLVPIPGTPPDLFNPPKGCAFAARCSHALEVCRKAEPPTYNVNDKHMVSCWLYHEMAPKTINPITKQEVFL
- a CDS encoding ABC transporter permease; amino-acid sequence: MIKTNNSLTHDSDVVTDEDVAITQELFVPIREGVLKADELSRPSLSYWKDAARRFRKNPIAMVATILLIIIILFAIFAPIISPYTYDENNWAISNNGPSLKHIFGTDNLGRDLWVRCWEGARVSLTIGVLVAIVNATIGILYGGLAGLIGKAADNIMMRICEVIGAVPQMLWVTILVIILKPGFMPIVIALSATGWIGMARLFRGQVFQIKESEYVMASKALGTGSVWIIFKHLVPNAMSPIITSMAFAIPGAIFAEAFLSYIGLGLPLPLASWGNLASNGADVFLTYPYQLLFPALLICITMLCFTVIGDALRDALDPRMRS
- a CDS encoding ABC transporter permease, which translates into the protein MSMKLKGQSVVDKVAKAMPVSAKVGLGGVLLGVIIGVIFGIIAAMNNGKTFDYLVIIIAIIGVSVPNFVFATLFQRLFGVNLKILPIFGYKGFSFLILPIFAAAMQNIAFYARMLRSSMLDVMNQDYIMTAESKGLSRKSIIIHHTLRNSLLPLVTSFGPMLAGVLTGNFVLEKIFGIPGIGNAMIMAIQGSDYMMIMGLTIMFSFITVVMYFVVDILYGIVDPRIRIS
- a CDS encoding tryptophanase → MKYMTAEPFRIKMVEPIKKSTKAERQQWLKEAQYNAFRLKADDVYVDCITDSGTSAMSTHQWSAMMLGDESYAGCRSFYELEKSVRDIFGMPMVQPTHQGRAADYIMAQIYCKPKKYAIGNMHFDTFRGNAEVMGTYPVDLVIDEGLDSASPSHPFKGNLDINKMQSLVDEKGADQICVIIITVTCNNNGGQPVSMQNIREVSEFAKKYNIPLVMDSARLAENAYFIKTREEGYADKSIKEITREMFSYCETATMSSKKDGLVNIGGLFVTRNKDVFVQANQLAIVHEGFITYGGMSGRDMEALAVGLQEACDEQYLEYRIKQVKYLGDKLKAAGIPIIEPTGGHGVYVDGRRFFPQIPQHEFPSQRLVVALYEESGVRAVELGACAFGSKDEEGNPIWPELETMRICVSRRVYTNNHLDVIVNALSDIYKNRDSYKGMKIVHEGPILALRHFTAGFELLK
- a CDS encoding helix-turn-helix domain-containing protein, which produces MYNNIETILTLANMLSKTLGKFMQITVNDTKKYIFAENVIENEAVVGEAICDNEQYFLENNEIRQLPFVANYKSLSHNMIKLRSSTIFFKDEEGNIEYMLSITTNVDKFLYVREILDIFTNGNPSPAITEEDSSKSQSIDRVPKLNLSISDIIDLVISEGQERYGTVVSRMTKLEKQSLIRELHSRGAFLIKGAVTETATKLNYSEATIYRYLQKLEEE